From the Alkalibacter rhizosphaerae genome, one window contains:
- the tilS gene encoding tRNA lysidine(34) synthetase TilS — protein MEAGEEMETTVINYMKEHRMVEKKDHLVVGVSGGPDSMALLHFLWKYKEQWGADLTVAHVNHCLRGKDADLDQEMVESYCEERDIAHHTIKVDVARRAKELGLGVEETGREVRYDFFRTLLNNDPRGKIVTGHHRDDQVETVLMRILRGTGINGLQGMEPVRADGVLRPFLEISKEEILAYCKRESVPYRLDATNEQDTYHRNRLRLQLIPLLKTYNPRVEEALLRLSRQADEHQRYLDRQVERSWSACRREKGFSVALFLKEEALMQKSMLLRAAKEEKEKAPLESRHLDLALKKIRDQEDTVWQLDLPEGLQLRRSYDWLVLEKQGDKKTVDDFQYSLRPNKTYGFPRLGIIVELQEENPELFYGKQQKSNEIFMDYDRMIKIGTTLTLRQRKAGDRLLNTEGLPGRKLKKILIDKKVPVEVRDKIPVVALEHGVVWVPGSAESLCFQPTENTSRVLHITIYNVQEETND, from the coding sequence ATGGAAGCCGGTGAAGAAATGGAAACGACCGTGATCAACTATATGAAGGAACACCGGATGGTCGAAAAAAAAGATCATTTGGTGGTTGGAGTTTCCGGCGGACCGGATTCCATGGCTTTGCTGCATTTTCTTTGGAAATATAAAGAGCAATGGGGTGCGGATCTGACCGTTGCTCATGTGAATCACTGTCTGCGGGGAAAGGATGCCGACTTGGACCAGGAAATGGTGGAATCCTACTGTGAAGAAAGGGACATTGCCCATCACACCATCAAGGTGGACGTTGCGCGACGGGCAAAAGAGCTGGGCCTGGGCGTGGAAGAGACGGGTAGGGAAGTTCGATACGACTTTTTCCGCACCTTGCTGAATAACGACCCAAGGGGTAAGATCGTTACAGGGCATCATCGGGACGATCAAGTCGAGACGGTGTTGATGCGGATTCTTCGGGGGACCGGGATCAACGGTCTTCAGGGGATGGAGCCGGTTCGCGCAGACGGCGTCCTGCGACCCTTTCTTGAAATAAGCAAGGAGGAGATCCTGGCCTACTGCAAAAGAGAGTCGGTACCCTACCGGCTGGATGCCACCAACGAGCAGGACACCTATCACCGAAATCGACTTCGCCTGCAATTGATTCCCCTGTTGAAGACCTACAATCCAAGGGTGGAGGAAGCCTTGCTTCGATTGTCCCGGCAAGCCGATGAACATCAGCGCTATCTCGATCGTCAGGTGGAAAGATCCTGGTCTGCATGCAGAAGGGAAAAAGGCTTTTCCGTGGCCTTGTTTTTGAAAGAGGAAGCCTTGATGCAAAAGTCCATGCTGCTCCGGGCGGCAAAGGAAGAAAAAGAGAAAGCCCCATTGGAGAGCCGTCATTTGGATCTGGCCTTGAAAAAGATCAGGGACCAAGAGGACACAGTGTGGCAGTTGGATCTGCCGGAAGGACTCCAGTTGCGGCGAAGCTATGACTGGTTGGTGTTGGAAAAGCAGGGGGACAAGAAAACCGTGGATGATTTCCAATACTCTTTGCGGCCCAACAAAACCTACGGATTCCCCAGATTGGGCATCATCGTGGAGCTACAGGAAGAAAATCCGGAATTATTTTACGGAAAACAACAAAAGAGCAACGAAATTTTCATGGACTATGATAGAATGATAAAAATTGGGACAACATTGACTCTGCGTCAGCGCAAGGCCGGCGATCGTCTGTTGAATACAGAGGGTTTGCCAGGCAGGAAGCTGAAGAAGATCCTCATCGATAAAAAAGTTCCAGTGGAAGTACGGGACAAGATCCCTGTCGTTGCGTTGGAGCACGGAGTGGTTTGGGTGCCGGGATCTGCAGAGAGCCTTTGCTTTCAGCCTACGGAAAATACCAGCCGTGTTTTACATATAACCATATATAATGTTCAGGAGGAGACCAATGATTGA
- a CDS encoding ECF transporter S component, with the protein MNKRQSDTGKLTFMAVMLAITIVFVMVTAIPNFSISMAVAMFLPTLLTAMVLGIKEGMIMGALAGAITLARALFMPLSPFDYFFINPLVSVLPRMFIGLAAGSVFRLIKNTMKAPGTVAAAVGGAIGMLTNTILVIGMLFVVHGQNMVDAMGAGFFATLGVLFASNGLIEMITAAVLMPILYNVYTRYKK; encoded by the coding sequence ATGAATAAAAGACAAAGCGACACCGGCAAATTGACCTTTATGGCAGTTATGCTGGCAATCACCATCGTGTTCGTTATGGTAACGGCCATACCGAACTTTTCCATCAGCATGGCCGTAGCCATGTTTTTACCCACCTTGCTGACAGCAATGGTCCTTGGGATCAAGGAAGGAATGATCATGGGTGCCCTTGCAGGAGCCATCACCCTGGCCCGGGCCTTGTTCATGCCCCTGTCTCCCTTTGATTACTTTTTTATCAATCCATTGGTGTCCGTTTTGCCCAGGATGTTCATCGGCCTGGCGGCCGGATCGGTTTTCCGGTTGATCAAGAACACCATGAAAGCGCCGGGGACTGTGGCAGCGGCGGTTGGCGGGGCCATCGGGATGTTGACCAACACGATTTTAGTAATAGGAATGCTGTTTGTTGTACACGGACAAAACATGGTGGATGCCATGGGCGCAGGTTTCTTTGCAACTTTGGGTGTGCTGTTTGCATCCAACGGACTGATCGAAATGATCACGGCAGCTGTTTTGATGCCGATCTTGTACAACGTGTATACCAGGTACAAGAAGTAA
- a CDS encoding adenosylcobinamide amidohydrolase, translating into MKIYTMDMGDTVHKYSRALIVHLKDGRKVLSTAHLNGGYQESIAHVMNFDSTPENGSAYCQDSETYVDDLKLVAKQMKLDEERTVAISTTVNMEHVAIIEESYKDLTVTAIVTAGIAGNAARVGDPAWFHEENGVPVELVSGTINIMLVINQDLNPGTMARCIVTATEAKTAALQELMAHSVYSHELATGTGTDETIIVCNGLAKNRLMFAGKHSKLGELIGITVNRGVKESLYNHAGLDAKQQCSIEKRLMRFGFRGEDVLKKCEDLAKDIDRHMANEKWQQMDRDPALVAKASMLAHLLDQMHWDLLTPEVVVNESGNLLNEIHVDESKRYGHDLADLTDLHKCLMEEFTIWLCQRMLGLF; encoded by the coding sequence ATGAAGATCTATACAATGGATATGGGAGATACGGTTCACAAATATTCAAGGGCTTTGATCGTTCATTTAAAAGATGGAAGAAAAGTACTTTCGACAGCCCATTTGAATGGAGGATATCAGGAAAGCATTGCGCATGTCATGAACTTTGATTCCACTCCGGAGAATGGCAGTGCTTATTGTCAAGATTCGGAAACCTATGTAGATGACTTGAAACTGGTTGCTAAACAGATGAAGTTGGATGAAGAACGCACAGTGGCGATTTCTACAACGGTAAACATGGAACATGTTGCCATCATAGAGGAAAGCTACAAAGATTTGACGGTAACAGCCATTGTAACAGCAGGGATCGCTGGGAATGCCGCAAGGGTCGGAGATCCGGCCTGGTTTCATGAAGAAAACGGTGTGCCGGTAGAGTTGGTATCCGGAACCATCAACATCATGTTGGTGATCAACCAGGACTTGAATCCGGGGACCATGGCTCGCTGCATCGTAACTGCCACGGAGGCAAAGACGGCCGCCCTTCAAGAATTGATGGCCCATAGTGTTTACTCCCACGAATTGGCAACAGGAACTGGCACCGATGAAACAATTATTGTTTGTAATGGTTTGGCGAAGAACAGACTGATGTTTGCAGGGAAGCACAGCAAGTTGGGCGAACTGATCGGGATCACTGTAAACCGTGGAGTGAAAGAGTCTCTTTACAACCACGCAGGGTTGGATGCAAAGCAGCAGTGTTCCATCGAAAAAAGATTGATGCGTTTTGGTTTTCGTGGAGAAGATGTCTTGAAAAAATGTGAGGATCTCGCCAAAGATATAGACCGGCATATGGCAAATGAGAAGTGGCAGCAAATGGACCGAGATCCGGCATTGGTTGCAAAAGCTTCCATGCTTGCTCATTTGTTGGACCAAATGCATTGGGATCTACTTACGCCAGAAGTGGTGGTGAATGAATCCGGAAATTTATTGAATGAAATCCATGTAGATGAAAGCAAACGATACGGTCATGATCTTGCTGACTTGACGGATCTGCACAAGTGCTTGATGGAAGAATTTACGATCTGGTTGTGTCAACGCATGTTGGGATTGTTCTGA
- a CDS encoding thioesterase family protein has protein sequence MEKMLDQTRQESWTVERQHTAAVVKSGGLEVLATPVLLTWMEQTAYELAQEYMEDGDTTVGTQVGLKHLAATPVGMEVRITARVVEVEGRKITFHIEAEDGKDAIATCEHQRFIVQEEKFMARCRSKNL, from the coding sequence ATGGAAAAAATGTTGGACCAAACACGACAAGAGTCATGGACGGTGGAAAGGCAACATACGGCCGCTGTCGTGAAAAGCGGAGGGCTGGAAGTGTTGGCCACACCCGTACTTTTGACCTGGATGGAACAAACGGCCTACGAATTGGCCCAGGAGTACATGGAAGATGGAGACACTACCGTAGGAACCCAAGTGGGACTGAAGCACTTGGCGGCGACACCTGTAGGTATGGAAGTTAGAATTACCGCAAGAGTCGTGGAAGTGGAGGGGAGAAAAATCACCTTTCATATTGAAGCGGAGGATGGGAAGGACGCCATCGCCACATGCGAGCATCAGCGTTTTATCGTGCAGGAAGAAAAATTCATGGCCAGGTGCCGATCCAAAAACCTTTGA
- the ftsH gene encoding ATP-dependent zinc metalloprotease FtsH: MRMISFYLIVLLIIILAVTTISPNETDVEVLTYDQLIAGVQEDRFDEINVNIDQYKASGTLKDGSEFVSVIIPSSFAEFVNTYIEGGGEVNLTYVEPEQTPWWFTLIPTLFLVVLMVVFFLMFTQQSGGGGGKVMSFGKSKARLHTPTKNGVTFKNVAGADEEKEELEEIVDFLKAPVRYLELGARIPKGILLVGPPGTGKTLLARAVAGEAGVPFFSISGSDFVEMFVGVGASRVRDLFETAKKNSPCIIFIDEIDAVGRQRGAGLGGGHDEREQTLNQLLVEMDGFGENEGIIMIAATNRPDILDPALLRPGRFDRQVMVGIPDVKGREEILRVHIKDKPLDEDINLRTIAKSTPGFTGADLENIMNESALLAARKKKKTIGMEEMEEAIKRVIAGPEKKSRLITEHDKKITAVHEAGHAIVMKVLPNCNEVHEISIIPRGMAAGYTLSLPDNDNSHISKAKLIDEISGLLGGRAAEKIALDDICTGATNDIERATEIARKMVTEFGMSDYLGPMTFGNKQNEVFIGKDLSRSRNYSEEVAAAIDKEIRTLIDSAYKRSLSILEQHKDLLIRVSEELLEKETINSKEFDLLFSEAV; encoded by the coding sequence ATGCGTATGATCAGTTTTTATCTGATCGTGCTATTGATAATCATATTGGCGGTAACGACGATCAGCCCCAACGAGACCGACGTGGAAGTACTTACATACGACCAGTTGATCGCAGGGGTGCAGGAAGATCGCTTTGATGAGATCAACGTAAACATCGATCAATACAAGGCTTCGGGTACGTTGAAAGACGGCAGTGAGTTTGTCAGCGTCATTATCCCCAGTTCTTTTGCAGAGTTTGTCAATACCTACATAGAAGGCGGCGGAGAGGTCAATCTCACCTACGTGGAACCGGAACAGACCCCGTGGTGGTTCACCTTGATCCCCACCCTGTTTTTGGTCGTTTTGATGGTGGTGTTTTTCCTCATGTTCACCCAGCAGTCCGGAGGTGGCGGTGGAAAGGTCATGTCCTTTGGCAAAAGCAAAGCCAGACTTCATACCCCGACGAAAAACGGCGTTACCTTCAAGAATGTTGCCGGAGCGGATGAAGAGAAGGAAGAGTTGGAAGAGATCGTTGATTTCCTGAAAGCCCCGGTTCGATACCTGGAACTTGGAGCCCGCATCCCCAAAGGGATCTTGCTGGTGGGACCTCCGGGAACAGGAAAGACCTTGCTGGCTCGAGCAGTGGCAGGAGAAGCGGGAGTTCCTTTTTTCAGCATCAGTGGTTCCGACTTCGTGGAAATGTTCGTTGGAGTTGGAGCATCTCGAGTGCGGGATCTCTTCGAGACCGCCAAGAAAAATTCCCCCTGCATCATCTTCATCGACGAGATCGATGCCGTTGGACGACAAAGAGGCGCAGGCCTTGGCGGAGGCCATGATGAAAGGGAACAAACCTTGAACCAACTGTTGGTGGAAATGGACGGTTTTGGCGAAAACGAAGGCATCATCATGATCGCCGCTACGAACCGACCGGACATTTTGGATCCGGCCCTGCTTCGCCCGGGACGTTTTGATCGACAAGTCATGGTCGGCATCCCCGATGTGAAAGGCCGGGAAGAGATCCTTCGCGTCCATATCAAAGACAAACCGTTGGACGAAGATATCAATCTTCGCACGATCGCAAAAAGTACGCCTGGTTTTACGGGCGCCGACTTGGAAAACATCATGAACGAGTCTGCCCTTCTTGCAGCACGTAAAAAGAAAAAGACCATCGGCATGGAGGAAATGGAAGAGGCCATCAAACGGGTCATTGCAGGACCGGAGAAGAAAAGCCGGCTGATCACGGAACACGACAAAAAAATCACCGCCGTTCACGAAGCCGGTCATGCCATCGTCATGAAAGTATTGCCGAACTGCAATGAAGTCCATGAGATCTCCATCATACCCAGAGGAATGGCAGCCGGATATACATTGTCCCTGCCGGACAACGACAACAGCCACATCTCCAAAGCAAAGCTCATCGATGAAATTTCCGGCTTGCTGGGAGGCCGGGCAGCGGAGAAGATCGCCTTGGACGACATCTGTACCGGAGCCACCAACGACATCGAACGGGCGACAGAGATCGCACGTAAGATGGTTACAGAATTCGGAATGAGCGATTATTTGGGACCCATGACCTTCGGAAACAAGCAGAACGAGGTGTTCATCGGAAAGGATCTTTCTCGAAGCAGAAACTACAGTGAAGAAGTAGCTGCAGCCATCGACAAGGAGATCCGCACCCTCATTGATTCCGCATACAAAAGATCCCTCTCCATTCTGGAACAGCACAAGGATCTGCTGATTCGCGTCAGTGAAGAGTTGCTGGAAAAGGAAACCATCAACAGCAAAGAGTTTGACCTGCTGTTCAGCGAAGCTGTTTAA
- the greA gene encoding transcription elongation factor GreA, translating into MMAQKELILTYEGLKKLEEELEKLKTVRRREVAERIKTAREFGDLSENAEYDEAKNEQAFIEGRIAELEHKLKNARIIDEDELGTDIVSIGSIVKVKDGELNEVLRFHIVGSAEADPMEDKISNESPVGAALLSKKVGDVVSIEVPDGNVVMEIMEISK; encoded by the coding sequence ATAATGGCGCAAAAAGAATTGATTTTGACCTATGAAGGACTAAAAAAGTTGGAAGAAGAATTGGAAAAATTAAAAACCGTCCGAAGACGTGAAGTGGCGGAGAGAATCAAAACGGCCAGAGAGTTTGGCGATTTGAGCGAGAATGCCGAGTATGACGAAGCGAAGAACGAGCAGGCCTTTATTGAAGGACGAATCGCAGAACTGGAGCATAAGCTCAAAAATGCGAGAATCATCGATGAGGATGAGCTGGGAACAGATATTGTCAGCATAGGATCCATCGTTAAAGTCAAGGATGGAGAATTGAACGAAGTTTTACGATTTCATATCGTAGGTTCTGCAGAAGCGGATCCCATGGAAGACAAGATCTCCAATGAATCTCCAGTAGGGGCGGCCCTATTGAGTAAAAAAGTGGGAGATGTCGTTTCCATTGAAGTTCCTGACGGGAATGTCGTCATGGAGATCATGGAAATCAGCAAGTGA
- the dusB gene encoding tRNA dihydrouridine synthase DusB, whose amino-acid sequence MKIGNIVLKNNIFLAPMAGVTNLPFRKLCLKEGCGLAFSEMVSAKALSYEDIKTNDLIVTSPEDRPCGIQLFGKEPEILADVIRRYVNETDFEIIDINAGCPAPKIVKNGEGSALMKTPELIGRLLEAATKATDKPVTLKIRAGWDQGSINAVQIGKIAQEAGASALTIHGRTRDQFYAGRADWDIIKEVKEILDIPVIGNGDVHSLQDAQRMKDLTGCDGVMIGRAAMGNPWIFNEEEAEVLPLVRLETCKDFFMELLETRPEKVALGEIRKHASWFTKGLRGSGEFRNQINKTQTVQEVLTVIKIYKDELKMEKMEK is encoded by the coding sequence TTGAAAATAGGTAACATCGTTTTGAAAAACAACATATTTTTGGCTCCCATGGCAGGTGTGACAAACCTGCCATTTCGAAAGTTGTGCTTGAAGGAAGGATGCGGCTTGGCGTTCAGCGAAATGGTGAGCGCCAAAGCCTTGTCTTATGAAGACATCAAGACCAACGACCTCATTGTGACGTCGCCGGAAGACCGCCCATGCGGGATCCAGCTGTTTGGCAAGGAACCTGAAATTTTGGCAGATGTTATTCGACGGTACGTCAACGAAACGGATTTTGAGATCATCGACATCAATGCAGGCTGCCCGGCCCCCAAAATCGTCAAAAATGGGGAAGGCAGCGCCCTGATGAAAACACCGGAGCTTATCGGCCGGTTGCTGGAAGCGGCAACGAAAGCCACGGACAAGCCGGTGACGTTGAAGATTCGAGCCGGATGGGATCAGGGAAGCATCAATGCCGTGCAAATAGGAAAAATCGCACAAGAGGCAGGAGCCAGTGCATTGACGATCCACGGAAGAACCCGGGACCAGTTTTATGCAGGCCGTGCCGATTGGGATATTATAAAAGAAGTAAAGGAAATACTGGATATACCAGTCATTGGAAATGGAGATGTACATTCTCTGCAGGATGCACAAAGGATGAAGGACCTCACTGGATGCGACGGCGTGATGATCGGTCGAGCGGCCATGGGGAATCCGTGGATCTTCAACGAAGAGGAGGCAGAGGTTTTGCCCTTGGTTCGATTGGAGACCTGCAAAGATTTTTTCATGGAATTGTTGGAAACGAGACCGGAAAAGGTGGCGCTGGGTGAAATTCGAAAACACGCTTCGTGGTTTACAAAAGGACTGCGGGGAAGCGGTGAGTTTCGCAACCAGATCAATAAAACCCAAACCGTTCAGGAAGTATTAACAGTCATAAAAATCTATAAAGACGAATTGAAAATGGAGAAAATGGAAAAATAG
- a CDS encoding Ppx/GppA phosphatase family protein — MDMKYGAIDIGTNSMRLMIATVENGVLTGKQKWLFPTRMGEGLGKDKVLDPKVMDRNLEALTQAGKICEDHGVEHIIAFGTSALRDATNKEEFLQEAKCRTGVSVEVLSGDKESTLAFLGIIASVPEKDMLVLDVGGGSTEWVVVRNGNKVRSASIDVGAVRMKEAYVQNDPPDIKELDAIRKHVEDAFSQAWKGLDLTDLAVVGIGGTATTMSAMNQEMTEYRSEKIQNSKVTLLQMEEMLEKLGSQTLEARKETPGLQPARADVIIPGMLIVLEGMKAAKKMVMIVSDSDNLEGAVYDKIKRDNVSQKY, encoded by the coding sequence ATGGATATGAAGTATGGGGCCATCGACATCGGGACCAATTCCATGCGTCTGATGATCGCGACGGTGGAAAACGGCGTGCTGACCGGCAAGCAAAAATGGCTGTTTCCCACCCGGATGGGGGAAGGTTTAGGTAAAGACAAAGTCCTTGACCCGAAAGTGATGGATAGAAACCTGGAAGCCTTGACCCAAGCCGGTAAAATATGTGAAGACCATGGAGTGGAGCACATCATCGCATTTGGAACCAGCGCCCTGCGGGATGCCACCAACAAAGAAGAATTCCTGCAGGAAGCCAAGTGCAGGACTGGTGTTTCCGTAGAAGTCCTCAGTGGAGACAAGGAAAGCACCCTGGCTTTTTTGGGGATCATAGCTTCCGTTCCAGAAAAAGACATGCTCGTTTTGGACGTAGGCGGCGGAAGTACGGAATGGGTGGTGGTTCGAAACGGGAACAAGGTGAGATCTGCCAGTATTGATGTGGGAGCTGTGCGGATGAAGGAAGCATACGTTCAAAACGATCCCCCTGACATCAAAGAGCTGGATGCCATCAGGAAACATGTGGAAGACGCCTTCTCACAAGCCTGGAAGGGTTTGGACCTCACGGACTTGGCTGTCGTGGGGATCGGCGGGACCGCCACCACCATGAGTGCCATGAACCAGGAAATGACCGAGTATCGATCGGAAAAAATTCAAAACAGCAAAGTGACCTTGCTTCAGATGGAAGAAATGCTGGAGAAACTTGGTAGCCAGACCCTGGAAGCGCGCAAGGAAACACCGGGGCTGCAGCCGGCCCGTGCCGACGTGATCATTCCCGGGATGCTCATTGTTCTGGAAGGGATGAAGGCGGCAAAAAAAATGGTGATGATCGTCAGTGATTCCGACAATTTGGAGGGTGCTGTTTACGATAAAATTAAAAGGGACAATGTTTCACAAAAGTATTGA
- the lysS gene encoding lysine--tRNA ligase translates to MTLDHEESINELLQIRRDKLEKHISDQKDPFMHTKYEVSAHALTVETEYDRYEGTRVSMAGRIMSKRGQGKVSFYDLQDSTGRIQMFLKKDLLGEDIYEDVKTYDIGDVVGIGGEVFKTKMGQVSVRVDKILLLTKSLQILPEKFHGLKDPDLRYRQRYVDLIMNPAVKEVFVVRSKILNAIREFMNGRGFLEVETPVLSNLAGGANARPFVTHHNALDIPMFLRIALELPLKRLIVGGFDKVYELSRVFRNEGMDPTHNPEFTMMESYEAYANYEDVMNMVEELLHYVAIQIKGTEEVVFQGDEISFKPPFKRARMVDLVKEHTGVDFDQIDDQKTAYEEGIKLGLEIEPHTSYGKIIEEAFDTFVEDKLIQPTFVTHHPVEISPLAKKDYSNPKYTERFELFIRGSEYANAFSELNDPIDQKARFLSQVENKKTGDEEAHPYDQDFINALEVGLPPTGGLGIGIDRLVMLMTDQRSIRDVILFPTMKPEKGVAETEDDE, encoded by the coding sequence TTGACATTGGATCATGAAGAAAGCATAAATGAACTGTTGCAAATAAGAAGAGACAAACTGGAAAAGCATATATCAGACCAGAAGGATCCCTTCATGCACACAAAATATGAAGTTTCGGCACATGCCTTGACTGTGGAAACCGAGTACGATCGATATGAAGGAACTCGAGTATCCATGGCCGGTCGTATCATGTCCAAAAGGGGACAAGGAAAAGTTTCCTTTTACGACCTCCAGGACTCTACAGGACGAATACAGATGTTTTTAAAAAAAGACCTGTTGGGGGAAGATATCTACGAAGATGTGAAGACCTATGATATAGGAGACGTGGTCGGCATCGGGGGAGAAGTTTTCAAGACCAAGATGGGGCAAGTGTCCGTTCGGGTTGACAAGATCCTTCTTTTAACAAAATCTCTGCAGATCCTGCCGGAAAAATTCCATGGTTTAAAAGATCCGGACCTGCGGTATCGTCAGCGTTATGTGGATCTGATCATGAATCCGGCAGTGAAGGAAGTTTTTGTGGTTCGCTCGAAAATCCTCAATGCCATTAGAGAGTTCATGAACGGACGGGGATTTTTGGAAGTGGAGACACCTGTCCTTTCCAACTTGGCCGGCGGTGCAAATGCAAGACCTTTCGTTACCCATCACAACGCATTGGACATACCCATGTTTTTGCGGATCGCATTGGAACTGCCCTTAAAGCGACTGATCGTTGGAGGATTCGACAAAGTATACGAACTGAGCAGAGTTTTTAGAAATGAAGGAATGGACCCTACCCACAATCCTGAATTTACCATGATGGAGAGCTACGAAGCCTATGCCAATTACGAAGATGTGATGAACATGGTGGAAGAATTGCTCCACTATGTAGCCATCCAGATCAAAGGAACGGAAGAGGTCGTCTTTCAAGGAGATGAAATCAGCTTCAAGCCTCCATTCAAAAGAGCACGCATGGTAGATTTGGTAAAAGAGCATACAGGCGTGGACTTTGATCAAATCGATGATCAGAAGACGGCCTATGAAGAAGGAATAAAATTAGGGTTGGAGATCGAACCGCACACATCTTACGGAAAAATCATCGAAGAAGCCTTCGATACGTTTGTGGAAGACAAACTGATCCAACCAACTTTTGTCACCCATCATCCGGTGGAGATCTCTCCGCTGGCAAAGAAGGATTACAGCAATCCGAAATACACGGAGCGCTTCGAACTGTTTATTCGAGGAAGCGAATATGCCAATGCGTTCTCCGAGTTGAACGACCCGATCGACCAGAAAGCTCGTTTCTTGAGCCAGGTGGAAAACAAAAAGACGGGGGATGAAGAAGCTCACCCCTATGATCAGGACTTTATCAATGCCCTGGAGGTCGGTTTGCCACCCACAGGAGGCCTTGGCATCGGGATCGACCGTTTGGTCATGCTGATGACGGACCAGCGCAGCATTCGAGACGTGATCCTGTTCCCGACCATGAAGCCGGAAAAAGGCGTTGCAGAGACGGAAGACGACGAATAG
- the hpt gene encoding hypoxanthine phosphoribosyltransferase: protein MIEDIKDVLIDEMTLKERVKDLAKELSEEYKDKNPLVICVLKGAVLFMSDLIKNMDIPLEIDFMAVSSYGNETRTSGEVRIMKDLDKSVDGRHLLIVEDIVDSGLTLSYLVKMFKDRHTKSVKVCSLLDKPERRTTNVDIHYVGFAVPDEFVVGYGLDFAEKYRNLPFIGVLKEEIYL from the coding sequence ATGATTGAAGATATCAAAGATGTTTTAATTGACGAAATGACGCTGAAGGAACGGGTGAAAGACCTGGCCAAGGAGCTGTCGGAAGAATACAAGGACAAAAATCCCCTGGTGATCTGCGTGCTCAAAGGAGCGGTGCTGTTCATGTCCGATCTGATCAAAAACATGGACATCCCCTTGGAGATCGACTTTATGGCGGTCAGCAGTTACGGCAATGAAACCAGGACCAGCGGGGAAGTGCGGATCATGAAAGATCTGGATAAAAGCGTGGACGGACGCCACTTGCTCATCGTGGAAGATATCGTGGACAGCGGCCTGACCCTTTCCTATCTGGTCAAGATGTTCAAGGACCGCCATACGAAAAGCGTCAAGGTGTGCAGTTTGTTGGACAAACCGGAACGAAGGACCACCAATGTGGACATCCATTATGTCGGTTTTGCAGTCCCCGACGAATTCGTGGTCGGCTATGGTTTGGACTTTGCAGAAAAGTACCGAAACCTGCCTTTTATCGGGGTTTTAAAGGAAGAGATATACCTTTAG
- a CDS encoding type III pantothenate kinase yields MLMAIDVGNTNIEIGIFRGDEFVGTWRMITATRKTSDEYGVFILSLLQAKGITPKEIDDVIISSVVPNIMYSLTSSIKKYLNINPMVIEPGIKTGIRIQTENPKEVGADRICDVVAAYYIYGGPAIVIDFGTATTFDYVDEDGVFSAAVTAPGIQISADALWSRAAQLPNIEIEKPKSILARNTITSMQAGLVYGYIGQVEYIVKKIKEETGKPQAKVVATGGYSKIIFPETNVIDIVDSALSLKGIKLIYERNRRTRIENR; encoded by the coding sequence ATGCTTATGGCCATCGATGTAGGCAATACAAACATCGAAATTGGGATATTTCGAGGGGACGAGTTCGTAGGTACCTGGCGAATGATCACGGCAACAAGAAAAACTTCAGATGAATACGGTGTGTTTATTCTATCCCTGCTTCAGGCAAAAGGGATCACCCCTAAGGAGATCGATGATGTCATCATATCTTCGGTGGTACCCAACATCATGTATTCTTTGACCAGCAGCATCAAAAAATATTTGAACATCAATCCCATGGTGATCGAACCGGGGATCAAAACGGGAATTCGCATCCAAACGGAAAACCCGAAAGAAGTGGGGGCGGATCGGATCTGCGATGTAGTAGCGGCTTACTACATTTACGGCGGTCCTGCCATCGTCATCGACTTTGGTACAGCCACCACATTCGATTATGTGGACGAGGACGGCGTGTTCAGTGCAGCTGTGACTGCTCCCGGCATTCAAATCAGTGCCGATGCCTTGTGGAGTCGGGCGGCACAACTTCCCAACATCGAAATCGAAAAGCCCAAAAGCATTCTGGCCAGGAATACCATTACCAGCATGCAGGCGGGTTTGGTCTATGGATATATCGGCCAGGTGGAATACATCGTCAAGAAGATAAAGGAAGAAACCGGCAAGCCCCAGGCAAAAGTGGTGGCTACAGGCGGATATTCGAAGATCATATTTCCGGAAACGAATGTGATCGACATTGTGGACTCTGCTTTGTCCTTAAAGGGAATAAAGCTTATTTACGAAAGGAACAGGCGGACAAGAATTGAAAATAGGTAA